In Labrus bergylta chromosome 5, fLabBer1.1, whole genome shotgun sequence, the genomic window TTTGTTGAATTTCTCTTGTTATTTGCAGATCCGTGAAGCATTATGCAAAAATAAAGTCTAGCAATCAAGCTTAATAACTCTGTGGCTGTTTGGctgtattgtatatttttgcTGATTTTAAATAGAATGGAAAAATGTTTATCTACCTGTCTATCTACGTTAACAGGGCAGTTCTCTGACATTGGTGTTAATGGTTGCGTCTGCAGCCTTTGGAGGAACTCTTCAATATGGCTATAACCTAGCAATAATGAATGCCCCCACAACTGTAAGTTTCCATTGCCGGAGTGTGTATGCACTTGTGTGTTCATGCATGCGGAATCAGATTTCCAAGTGTTTGCAATAAGGGTTAATTAATCAAGCAAGCGCTGTTGCCAAGTACCTGCTCattggtggattaatgttgggtctctcTGTAAATAATAGCTTATTTCGCTTGCTAAAAGCTTATTTTGTGATGAGGCACCATATGAATGTAAAAATGATTGACTTATCAGCAGTAGATAGGCTACATAATCTAGAGCAAATACACCTTGGGGTTTCAAACAATCTCATTTTGGTAAATTAACACTGATGCTGatgttcattgtgtgtgtgtgtgtgtgtgtgtgtgtgtgtgtgtgtgtgtgtgtgtgtgtgtggttgataCTCTTACACACTGTCTAAAGCAGCTTAATCTTATTTCAAGTTTTTgacggctgtggatcagtggtggaGTCAGTTGGgagtcaggggtttgatccccagctcctcctgcagccacactTCACCCCAACTTGCTCtaactgcttcatcagcggtgtgtgaatgtgtatgaatggattagttaatactcatggacactttacatagtaGCCTCtgccagcagtgtgtgaatgggtaggtgtgacctgcagtgtgaaaagtgcttttgagtagtcagaagactagaaaagtgctgtacaagCTCATACCAATTAACATAAATTGACATTTTGATTCATTAGAATAATGGTGAAACAACGTAACTCTGCCATATTCAgagtgtgtcctctctctctgttaagTGAGTAGATCATTTAATTTAACtgatgaaaatgtaaacaaaccgTCTGACTGAGAAATGGACTCAGAGGTAATAAGTGTCAGCTTTTGTGTATGCTTTGAttacgtgtgtgtgcgtgtgttcggTTAACTTGGTGATGTTTTAACATTCTTGTCTTTCTTTACAGTTTATTCAAACCTTTATCAACGAGACCTTACTGGAACGCTGGGACATCCAGCTGGAGGACTACCAGGTGACTCTGGTCTGGACATTTATTGTCTCCATTTTCTCGTTGGGGGGCTTAGCGGGGGCTCTTATCGCAGGACCTATGACTATACGCTTTGGGAGGTAATCAATGCAGATCATTATCCACTGATATTTTCATTGCGATATGCAGTGATACAACTGTTCATTTGCAAATCTTGGAATGATTAAGGAAACATTCAGTCACATTTCTATTTAATGTGTGCGTACATATGACCCTGGATTTAGTTTTAACCCCCCATAAAGACAGATGCATCACATAGCTTTCATACTGCATTATGTTCCCGTTAACCGCCATATTTGTTCCCTTTGTAAACAAAATACACTACAAGACTTAAACAAACATTGGATTGCCCATTTCAATACCATACAACTAACGGaccctgacttttttttattgaagggCATTCTTTGCTACTGAGTATGATTTCTTTGAATGGTCAGATACAATAATTCCACTTTAAAAAGCTAAATGAATACCCTAAAGAGTTTGACACAAACTTACTTCAAAAGCCAAAAACTAGAAGttataaaacacatcaaaaataCTTGAAACACAGGTAAGCAAAGGTCTGGCATTAGACATGGGAACCAACATACAAACAACCATGAACTGACCCAGAGCGGACGAAACGCAGAAACTAAATAGACatagggtaatcagacacagttaagactaacaagacacaggtgaggacaatcagggcaatcacactgggaaacacacagaggcaggaataaaatacaagaaacactgaggacaactacaaactaaatcatgaaacactgaagacacacagaactcaagaaagtaacaaaaacacactagaacataaagaaacaccaGGGTACgaagttacaaaataacacacgaaacactaaagactaaactatgaaacattaggtcaaaaacacacaagggaaacaagcaacacttgGATAAACAGGAGAAATCAAAACATGGAAACCCAAACGCcgaaacacaaaaccaaacaagaccaaatcatgacacaagGGACGTTAACAGAGGGCACAGAATCAAAATGTATCTTAAGGctacaaccaatcagagcaaaCAAACATGTGGCCTAGTACAATGCTGTTAGGCTAGGTAGCTTAGCTAGAGTCCTGATATCTGATATATAAACAGTGTCTTGTTGCTAATGGACATATACATTTGCTATGATCTGATTTAGGATTTAGTTTCCAgcagttaactttttttttttttacatcaactGTCTTCAAGTTGGTTTAATACAGACAAATCGTCAGTTCAGAGCCTTCCACATCAGCGACTTCCCTGTTGTATACAATAATGCACAAATGGCTCTCCTATGTCATTTATTGCATTCAACTAGACCCATATTAGATGAACAGTTTGGCAGATTGGCACGTGCTGAATCAGGTTGAATGAAAACCTTTGGTAACAGCAGGGGGATCAGACATATCTgccagagcaaataaaacatgagtgTGCAAATCGCTCTGGTTCTCCAGCCGGATGGTTTGTTTAAGGTCCACCCAAGGTAAACTACAGTTCTAATGTTACATCACAGTAAATGCACATGTTCACATTGCAACAGTGTTGCCcatttatatgtttttattacattttcagacAACAACAGACCTCTATGGAAAAGAGAAAGTAGAATCAATGCATGATtaggattttaaaataatagaTCTACCCTCATGGGTTTCCTGAAATATGGTCATACGTCAGTCTAAGACTTGATTACGTACAACTTAAACTCTAAATTACAACCAAAGGTTGCTCCAAGTATATTTATTGtatcctcttttcttttcaccaGGAAAAAATGCCTGTTACTGAACAACATATTTCTCATGGCCGGTTCACTCTTAGCTTTGACGAGCAGATCTGCTAAGTCTTTTGAGATGATCCTCATCTCACGTGTCCTGGTTGGAATAAATGCCGGTATGTCATTAGTGTCAATAAATTATTAACGTTTAACCTCTTATGCTGTCATATAATCCTCTGAAAAACTGGGTGTTCAATAAGTATGTAAGAGACTGAAATGAGAGCTGAGGTCATTCAAGACATTTCAGTGATAATGATGAAGTGATGGTAAAccaactttttgttgttgttgttgttgttgttgttgttgcaggtATCAGCATGAACGTGCAGCCAATGTATTTTGGAGAAAGTGCACCAAAGCACTTAAGAGGAGCTATCTCTTTGTcatcagctgtttttacagcgTTTGGTGTTGTGTTGGGACAGGTGGTGGGACTCAGGTATAACACatttaccttaaaaaaaagtatgtgcCATGTTGGAAAGCTTTTCCCAATAAcacaatgatttaaaaatgtttatggATAGAGAGATTTTGGGCAGTGAACCATATTGGCAGTATCTTCTTGCCAGTAATGCCATTCCCGGCATTGTGCAACTTATGACCCTGCCGTGGTTCCCAGAGAGCCCCAGATATCTGCTCATCGACAGGGGGGACAAGGAGGCTTGTATTAATGGTGGGTATTGTAATATGTCAAACTGTGCTTGAAGGTGGTTTATGTACTCAGGAACACTAAACAGTGCACTTCCTCAGTTTAAACTAAATGGACCACACACAGACTGATAAAAACAGTGGAATAAGGTTAAACTCCACTTGCTGTTCTGCCTTGTCTCTCCTTAAATTTCCAAGACAGAAAATTGCATTCAACAGTCGTTGTAATTCCTTCAAACTTTAAACAAGATAACACATCATCAATATAATCAAAAACAATACCAATTTGGATGCTTTAAGAAAAAGAACCGGGAATATAACTGCCTCATGCTGGGGCGCCGGTTGGCCTTGCGGTTTGCTCACTCACCCCACGAACAGAGGCCATAGTGATTTTCTACTTGATTCACTGTTCTGCCTCTTACACAAAGGCATATATAGCCACGACatatatctataaaaaaaaaaaaaacctgcattaCGCTGTACCACATTTGGCATCCATCACCCAAGCTGCCCTGCAGTGAGCCTGGAGCTTCACAGACACTCAAAATACTGTTAACTCTGCACATGCCATTATAATGTACACTTATTTGTATATAACATAAACACATCCTCACATCAGAGATATACAGAAGAGAAAATGATCTAGTATTTATGGTGTGTGTTCTGTGGGCAGCTTTGAGGCGTCTGCGAGGCTGTGAGGTCCAGAGCGGGGAGCTTGAAGAGATCCTGCAGGAACAGGCTGAAACCAAAGGCATGAAGCCATGCGGACCATGGGAACTTTTCACAGATCGTTCTGTGCGCTGGCAGCTAATCTCAGTCATGATCATCAGCAGTGCCATGCAGCTCTGTGGAAATGATTCAGTAAGAAGAGCCGACTCTCTCTTCCAAAACAATGGCATCAATGTCATTATCAGCAAGATTTTTACAAAGTGTTATGTGTCTCTGAGATGTGGTTGGTGTCTCTTTAGTAAAATGTGTATCTGCGTCAGTGATACCGAGTATCTGATATTCTTTTGGCCAGAGTTTCCCTGTGCGCTGTCAGGGTTGATTAGAAATTTGAGATGATCCGTCAGAATGTCCTGTTGCGTCCAGGTTTTCTTTATGTCCCTGCAGGTCATATTAATAATGTACACTGGGGATGAAACACCCTACCTTACACTGTACCACAGTTTACATGAGCTTCTTGTTTTGAATGTGAATATAGGGCTAAGATTATTCATTAGTCAGTTTCATCGTGtataaacatcaacaacacatcTAAACCTTATAGACCTGCCACAAATGTCCTGCTCATTAGAAAAATGCTGACTTAACAGTAGTGTGTTTCGAGGATTTCGACAGCATGCCTGGCAGCTCTCGGAGGGTCACAGGGTATTAACATAGTTGCTCTTTGTACAAAAATCAGGCATAATCGGCTTACCAGCTGAAGCACTTGTAATGCGGTACTTTTATGTATTCTTGTGTTCTATCTCTTTCAGATTTACTTCTATGCATACTATGTTTTCAAAGAGGCTGGAATATCTGATGATCAAATCCAATATATCACCATTGGCACTGGGACGTGCGAGTTCACAGCCTGTataatgtgtgtgagtgtccaGTATTGAAACATGTTATGTAACCAGCTAGTGTTTTGCATTCCTCTAAAAGAGATTTACAACTAATTCCAGCTCTGCATTGTACATAGAACAGgtttaacatttcatttaacaaaTTAAATCACTTCAGCTTATTATCTGTTACACTTCCCACGGTacttacacttacacacatttattggtTGGTTACTACCAAACGAATGAGAAAGGATTGGATCAGATCAGACACTTATTTCTAAGAGAAAAGAAGCAGTTCCTGTATATCTTTGATTCGGCATCATGTTTGTCACTCAAACTGATgtgttcattttaatgttttcagaACCTGCTAATCGAGCGCAAAGGTCGGAGGTTCATGCTGATGGGAGGGTTCATCCTCATGACCGTCTGGGCTGTAGTCTTCACCATCGCTTTGTGTTTTGAGGTTCagtattttaaatcacttataAAACCTACACACCACAATATTTCAACCCAATAGTATTTGTAAGGAGCTAGTTttacctatatatatatatatatatatatatatatatatatacacacacacacacacacacacacacacacacacacacacacacacacacacacacacacacacacacacacacacacacacgagtatCTGATATTCTTTTGGCCAGAGTTTCCCTGTGCGCTGTCAGGGTTGATTAGAAATTTGAGATGATCCGTCAGAATGTCCTGTTGCGTCCAGGTTTTCTTTATGTCCCTGCAGGTCATATTAATAATGTACACTGGGGATGAAACACCCTACCTTACACTGTACCACAGTTTACATGAGCTTCTTGTTTTGAATGTGAATATAGGGCGCtgtcagggtaaaaaaaaacattttttacgcaccatggtaaaaaaaacattttttttatttctataaaaaaatatttttataaaaattCATTCAAATACAACCACAGAGAATATCCAAAGTAGAAACACATAGCAACAAATAGGAGGTGTGGTTGGTAACAGTACATCCAGTGATGTTCCCCGTTTACTGAATTATTTTAGTGTGTCAGTTAATCCACTAGGGGGCATCATGAGTCAACATGTGTCTACCACCTCACCCATCCCTAAAATCAATTGTCACAGTACTATGTGCACTcttacacacctacacatttatAGATGCATactcatacattaaaaaaaaaaaacaatttatttaattCCAGCTTTGACCAGTTCTGATTATTTGGAGTAGACTTTGCTGTCCTCTAACGCTATTTCTTGTATGCTTTGAATTGTCCAGCACTtctattgttttcttatttttaaacaaaagaaacaaaaagaacatgttttGTTGTAAGGGGTTTATAATCATTACCTGAatggtatttttgttttttgttttttcactcacCTCCTCAACATGAAAACAGCACTACATATCCTGGATGCCGTACTTGAGTATGGCCTGCATCTTCACCTACATCCTCAGCTTTGGCATGGGACCTGGTCAGTTTAACTTTTAtctaaaagtgtttttagagggggggggggtcttattATAGTATACTTTATCAAAATGGAAGAATGAAACAAATCTTCTCTCAATCATGCCATCAACATGAACTAGTTAAAAACTGAATTCTGTTCTTCACATTTTGGTAaacatcatatcatatcatcaCATCTTTGAAACAGTTTGAATAATTTTAAGCTGAAGCTTTACtattaaaatgtaagaaaacttaaaatgataaatatatcTCCATAAAATTACAACAATTAGGGCCATTTAATCCAACTGATGCTTACAGTAAACACAGTCTCTCCTTACACATCTCAGTCAAATAgtcatttattgtttaaaaaaaggctagCTGCAGAATATAAGTAATAGCAATGTTTAGGCTTTAGCACTGAGTGGACAATAAGGTTTTAAAGAGTGTCTTACTACATAGACCTGCTGAAAGCGAACTGATATGGGAGAGGATTCAACCTCATGCATGTGCAGTAGGGTATATTTGACAATCTTTCATTTGTATAGGCGTGGTAATGAAGCTAATTCTGCtcaatgtgttttatattcacTTTCAGCTGGTGTGACTGGCGTCCTGCCAACAGAGATCTTCAATCAAACGGCTCGGCCAGCCGCCTACATGATCGCTGGCTCCATGATGTGGCTCAACCTTTTTATAATTGGAATGATCTTCCCTTTTCTAGTGGTCAGTCTGTAGCTTAAACCATCCAGCTgtcagtgtctgtgtttatatctgTCCATTCAGCCATGTTTAACAATGATGGCACGACTAAAATAGTTTTTTAGTCCTGCAGGTTTAAACAGGCAAAACAACACTTAAAAATGCTCTGAAAAGGATGCTCATGGTTTTATCTAGGTTCTCTGCCAAATCATAGAGTTTTAGGTTTTTGCTTTATTGACAATAATATAAATACTTCAATACATTTACAAGTACAGTTAACATACAGCCTTAGTTGGATAAGATTTAGGGGTTTATATCAAGTGTGACAgtattctttcttcttcttccacagAGTGAGTTGAGTGAGTACTGTTTCGTGCCTTTCGCAGCAGTCTGCCTGTTGTCTGCGCTGTATGTCGGCCTGTTTCTGCCTGAGACCAAGGGCAAGTCTCTGTCCGCCATAACCAGTGAATTCCACAAGATGAACTTCAAAGGCCAGGACAAAAAGCACGAATCGCAAACTCAAGCTCAGTATCAGCTGGGGGAAGTGTGTCATTCCACGGCCTTGTAGGCTATGCTTAACCGATTGTAACTGATTGAGAAATTACAGGATGGTCAACATGAGCAGTGGTAGTCATCACTTATTTATAAAAGTGTTTGTAGGTGAAGAATGGGGAACTCTTTaaagttttttcttgttttatttgcacCGTTGTACAGTTTTACCCATGTTACAGGCAAAGTTAGTGTCTGATTATCCTCTAATTTGGGAGTCCAAAGGTCAGGTTACTCTACACATTATATCTAGATATAGAAGACTTTGTTGTGTGGTAGATGGTGAATCTTGTAAAAGAGAATGTAGTTTAAGTCATGGATCTTCATTTTGAGCAGTCATGCTTTGTGTAAGgacttttaatttgtttttttacaagagTGGAAAGTGTGCAATAATTGTTTTGCTTCATGTGAAGAATTTTTCATTGAGCTTATTCATGGAAAAAGGTGCCTTTCACTTAAAGTAATATAAAAAAGTCACATCAAATTTGTCTCCCAAGTGTCCAAAGAattgagacattttaaaaatgacatttaccaCATGTTCGATTGGCGAACACAGATGTTGCTTtttatcaacacacacacattcacacaaacatattCTCACTACAATAGTTCTTTAAACGTCTTTTCTTTGTCAAAGGATTTCACCTGACAAGCAGCCAAGTATAAGACATCTGTATCCTCTGgtttcaaagttgtttttatttaaggaTACACTCTAtgctacatactgtatatgttcaCGTTTTATTTATATGAATAGAATGTATTCCAAATATGTAGGCTAATTGTCAGGAGAACAGGAGAAACAGCTAGGAATAgcgaaaaaaaagctttatttgcTGTGTTAATATTGTCTAagtagctagctagctagctgtcaCAGACATGGCTCTGCTAGCTTATAGTTCAAGCAAGCTAGCTTccatttttaagaaaaacaataattgaTCTGTTTTATAAAATGGATTTCTTTTAACACAGAATGTATTTTGTGATTCTGGTTGCATTTTGACAGTGCTCCCGGATAAACCATTTTAACATTATAGGCTATTGGTAAAACATTAGGGGGGCCACTGGACAAGCCCCATTTCTTTCTGAAGTTGTGTATTACCTCCTAACCAGTATGTCCTGCTTGTACTGTGTCTCTTGTTATTGTTCTAttaggtttttaaaaataaaatacaacttaaaaaacatgaatctaTCAAccttcacatttttcaaaagggTGAATGGAGTCTAAACTAGATTTTGACACATTACGGCATTTGAACATATATTATACTCAACCAgtaagtatttgttttttgtgttttataaactTAACAGTTTTTATGACAAATTCTATGTCTTTCCACTTACCATTGTGATTCTTTAAGTGTCATTGCACGGGATGCCCTGCCCACTTGTATTAAGTGaacttttttcccttttcaaaTGCCTTCTCAGAAATGTGTAAGCattggttttgtgttttcattcctTGAAAAGAGAGGTTTATTACTGTCCCCATATGCCAAGTGTCCCATTTTACCAATACTCAACCTACATGTTGAATAACTTTGAGAAAGGATGTTTTAAGCCATTACTGTTAGACTGAAGCAAAACAGCACCTACACCTGCATCCCGTGCATCCACCTGCAGTTCAAAATGTGGGccatacaataataataataataatacattttatttacatgtgcatttcaaaactcaaagacactgtagaTTTGTTAAAAAAGTCAGAAGGATCagaacagtaaggacagactaacagacattacacacaaatcataaacaCAACAGCTACagataaacagaacacacatacaAGATGCTGCAATGACAGGAGCTGGGCACAAAACTCTTAACACTTTACACCAGATGTACTTTCTAtagctgtagctttaaatctgtcaatATACCTACCACAAAGGAAAACATTCTGCAATACCAAGACCCCAGGAGAGCCAAAAACGGCATCAGCTCCCTCTTTGTCGCAGGGACAGGATATTGTTCAatggttgcaaccttttctTACACCAGCCGCACCTTCACTTTACCTACCACCTTACCAGTGCCTTTCACCTTAGCAGACTCACTTTTTGCTAGGTTGACTGTCAGGTGGCTATAGACAAGCCTCCTCCCTAATCGAGATAAAAAGCACAGTGATCCagccttgaaaaaaaaatgtgatcgTCAAGCGCTGAAATGTAAAAGATGCGCACCACAAACCAAAACTCATCACTATTCCTTTACACATTGCTATTCTACAATGAATTAAACAAGTACCTTTGTACTTACCCATTAAATATGCAACAATCAATACTGTGCAGAATAAGGCACTCAacctttttgtatttctttttgagTTGAAGTCGCTTCATTTCAACCACTTTGGAAGCTTGAACTGGTGTCCTAGTGTGTGATTCGCATTGCAAAATCACAAGAGGCCAATAAGCATAAAAGGAGGCACTCCACACACAGTGTAGTGCATTCATTGTTTTAGGCCTGAGTGGGAAAGTGACATTTGTCAGAAAGAAGACTCAGGCTGTATGAGTCAGTGAGAGGTTTTTCTGGGGGCcgctgtagctcagtggtagagtcagttgtccCTCACCCAGAAGTTCAGGGGTTTCATTCCCCAGCTTCCCAGGTTTTACGGGCAGGTTTGGACACTAGAGTTTGTTCAGAGATAAGTTAGTGTGGAGtacagtgtgtctgtagcctcatCTGTTGAGTATGGCAAAATCCTTACgggcaggcatggcagccaAGACCTCATGAGACAGCTGAGTTGGTTTAAGGGATTGGATGTTTTGATGCTATGAAACTATTTGTGGCAGTGCCTGAAGGAATTTGTGAATTGAATGAAGAAGTCGGCTGATAGATGCAgaggggtgacagtcaggtttgctgtcAAGCACCTACTTGTCAGAATCAGATCAAGAGTATTGCCTGCTTTGTGGGTTGGAGGAGTGGGGGTCTGCTTGACGTCAAATGAGGAAAAGAGAGCGAGTAAATCTgttgcctgggctttatcagtgtgGATGTTCATGTCTCCCATGACAATCAGAGGTATTCCATTAACAGGGAAATAAGGATACGTGTTCCACCTCCATGTTCAACAGAGCAGGGTGTTtgtgagaacactgtgtcaacagaaagagcagctggatCTATGTTTGAGTCGCAGGACCTAACGTTTTACAGTAGGCCTCCAAAAAATTGCATACAAAAGCAGTTGTGTAATCTGTTACTCAACGCTCTGATGTACACAGTATTCTTCCTTCGCTGTAATGTAAACATTACTGCAGAAGATGTCAGATTTTTGTTaacatgattaaaacatttcaataaattCAGCCCACAAAtatttgattgcaagttgttgtCTTTTAAATGCAGGGGGGAAACCAGCCTTAACACGCAGATAAACGAGATAAAGACAATAAGAATGATTTAAGTACAAATTTAAACACTATCATCACACATTGTTTGCTGTAGACCGCAATCTGAAAAAATCATTAGTGCATTCCTGATGGTACTGCTGTAGTGCGGTTTGAACGTTTTACACCAGACATTAGGTCCCCTCCTACTCGGTAATGCCTAACCAGAAGAAAGAGTACACCGACAGAACATGTTTGTCACTATCACATGAAGACCACGTTGAATCAAGTGCATCATCACCCACGTCAAAACATGACGGTAATGCTCTAACAACATGAATGAACAACTCAAGTTCCATTGATGTGTAACTTCAGCGAGAATGCCTCATATAGGCTCGTCCTCTGCATCCTCAACAGTGTACATCAACTGAGAGTGCAGAAATGGACAGTGCACCAGGGAAGGTAAGATTACACTATGTCATTACAGTGCTGCCTTTATTGAAAACTCTTTACTGAAAACTATTACTGCAGAGTAACTAAAAAAACACCATGTATCAATTGAACTGTTAGGGCACTTTTTTGGAAGGTAAAATCAAAAGAAGGCAAATATTTAAACATCTAAAAAGTTAATACagaaaacacaagcacaaactTTAAACTTAACTCGTCTTTAATATCTGCATTACTTATATTCAAATGAGTAAAAATGTGAGTGAAACTATTCAAGAATATTGCACATGAATCATCAaatccaaatttaaaaaaaaaagaaaacaattaaagaTAATAGATAAATTCTAAAAAAGATAGGTTACTATGGAGATACAGAATGCATTTATAGCTGCTtattactgtaaaaaaaaatgttgatcgACCAGATttgattatttgtgtgtgtgtgtgtgtgtgtgtgtattgttttcAATTAAAAGAATAGTGTcacaaaaagcctgtttttagaTGTTACTTAaatttttaattgaaatttCTGATCCGAACTTCTAAATATACTTATTTCTATTATACTTTGTGGCAGGAGAAGATCCGTATCAAAGGAAgggctttaaaaaaactcaTAAAACTCATTGTATCTACAATACTTAGTACTAAAACATATCTCACTGCAAGGACTCAAACGTTGTGAGCAAGTGCAgttctttttcagatttttttttttcacttttagaATTAGTAACTTTAAACTCTTAAATATAATTAGGAATTATTCTAGTTTAAGTCTAAACCTTATGTGCCTTGGGAAATGTACACTCAAAGGTTTTCATGACTCTCAACAGTTCAATAGACGGTAAGGTTACTGAATAATTGTTTTTCACTTTACATCTCAGCTGCAGTATTGGAGGCTTTATCTGCTGTCAATGGTTTTGGGAATTGGAGGATCGTTTCAATATGGGATACAAGTTTCCGTCATTGCTTCTCCAGCAGTGGTAAGGTTTCTGTTTCAAAGTTTTAAACAGTTTGATCCCCTTCTTTGTTACTCACTTAAATGTGTGCACACTATGGCCAAGGTCAGAGAAGGTAAAACAAGTTAGTTACTGGCTGGAAATATATCAGCTGCAAGTCAAAATACAATAGTATTCATTATTTCCTACAAGTGTGGGGTCGCACGAGATCTAAACATTTTATTACTTGACTCACATTCTTATTCATGTCTTAAACTTGCTCTCATCACCCTCTGAACCCTCTGAAGCATGTTCAGAGTTTCGTGAACCACACGTGGTTGTCAAGATACGGCGCTCCTGTG contains:
- the slc2a11a gene encoding solute carrier family 2, facilitated glucose transporter member 11 — encoded protein: MSSHADEHKGSSLTLVLMVASAAFGGTLQYGYNLAIMNAPTTFIQTFINETLLERWDIQLEDYQVTLVWTFIVSIFSLGGLAGALIAGPMTIRFGRKKCLLLNNIFLMAGSLLALTSRSAKSFEMILISRVLVGINAGISMNVQPMYFGESAPKHLRGAISLSSAVFTAFGVVLGQVVGLREILGSEPYWQYLLASNAIPGIVQLMTLPWFPESPRYLLIDRGDKEACINALRRLRGCEVQSGELEEILQEQAETKGMKPCGPWELFTDRSVRWQLISVMIISSAMQLCGNDSIYFYAYYVFKEAGISDDQIQYITIGTGTCEFTACIMCNLLIERKGRRFMLMGGFILMTVWAVVFTIALCFEHYISWMPYLSMACIFTYILSFGMGPAGVTGVLPTEIFNQTARPAAYMIAGSMMWLNLFIIGMIFPFLVSELSEYCFVPFAAVCLLSALYVGLFLPETKGKSLSAITSEFHKMNFKGQDKKHESQTQAQYQLGEVCHSTAL